One stretch of Candidatus Eisenbacteria bacterium DNA includes these proteins:
- a CDS encoding YfhL family 4Fe-4S dicluster ferredoxin yields MSTMITEECINCGACEPECPNTAIYEGGANFEYDGQSKPALTQDIYFIVPEKCTECVGFFDQEQCAAVCPVDCCVPNPQDVETEEQLIAKAKVIHPDQEFAAEFPSRFRKK; encoded by the coding sequence ATGTCCACGATGATCACCGAGGAGTGCATCAACTGCGGCGCCTGTGAGCCCGAGTGCCCGAACACCGCCATCTACGAGGGTGGGGCGAACTTCGAGTACGACGGCCAGTCCAAGCCGGCACTCACCCAGGACATCTACTTCATCGTGCCGGAGAAGTGCACCGAGTGCGTGGGCTTCTTCGATCAGGAGCAGTGTGCCGCCGTGTGCCCGGTCGACTGCTGCGTGCCGAACCCGCAGGACGTGGAGACCGAGGAGCAGCTGATCGCGAAGGCCAAGGTCATCCACCCCGACCAGGAGTTCGCGGCCGAGTTT